From Pseudothermotoga thermarum DSM 5069, a single genomic window includes:
- a CDS encoding ABC transporter ATP-binding protein, with amino-acid sequence MTISFEKYAQNLTKFERKYKKHYPLLFFMNFLFLTTNILTPLIIKALIDNVFQNRNIVEIFLFGGLYLVVLFLQSLVMYRMNYSAFKHLINKSQVKESKSLFAKILALPFRDPNTQNANNYLSVFLRDIPKATTGVYLGKLQFLFNLIFFIALLCILFILSMKLTILVIASALLFYFSTRFIKKIVISCSAKDREDYQLFLKRFKEIFEGMYTLKQYPDSKVTEKFADLSAKRWIKSNLRLRISNELSNRNIEINKEIGKALVISMGIYLLLKGEVTVGTLAAYQLYMTWVYDSIRMMITGLMMFFSSLPNWESFMKIFSNPSEKTGNQILHSFQSLKLENVEFRYNDLKVLNGVTIEITAGERLAIVGGSGEGKSTLVSLFNGFLTSSSGKVLINDIPIDEYSLSSIRRKILVVRQNDYLFDTSIKNNITLFEDYSQEQIERVLKVCECDFVYQLEDGIDTVVGERGARLSEGQKQRIVLARALIRKPEVLVLDEATSAIDSGDLG; translated from the coding sequence ATGACGATTTCGTTTGAAAAATACGCTCAAAATCTCACAAAATTCGAGCGAAAGTACAAAAAACATTATCCACTACTATTTTTCATGAACTTCTTATTTCTAACAACAAACATTCTTACACCTTTGATCATCAAGGCACTGATTGATAACGTATTTCAAAATCGTAATATTGTTGAAATTTTTCTTTTTGGCGGCTTGTACTTAGTAGTTCTCTTCCTTCAGTCCTTAGTTATGTATAGGATGAATTACTCTGCGTTCAAGCACTTGATTAACAAATCACAAGTAAAAGAATCAAAAAGTCTTTTTGCAAAAATACTGGCTTTACCATTTCGAGACCCGAATACTCAAAACGCAAACAATTACCTATCGGTTTTTTTGAGGGATATACCGAAAGCAACAACAGGGGTGTATCTTGGAAAATTGCAGTTTCTGTTTAACTTGATTTTCTTTATCGCTCTTCTTTGTATACTATTTATCCTCAGCATGAAATTAACTATTCTTGTTATTGCCAGTGCTTTATTGTTTTACTTTTCAACAAGGTTTATAAAGAAAATCGTAATCAGCTGTTCTGCGAAAGACAGAGAAGATTACCAATTGTTCTTGAAAAGATTCAAAGAAATCTTTGAGGGAATGTATACTTTAAAGCAATATCCTGACTCAAAAGTCACCGAAAAATTTGCCGATTTGAGTGCAAAAAGATGGATCAAATCAAATTTGAGACTGAGAATATCGAATGAATTATCCAATAGGAACATTGAAATAAACAAAGAAATTGGCAAAGCTTTAGTGATTTCGATGGGTATCTACTTGCTTTTAAAAGGTGAAGTAACCGTCGGAACGCTTGCAGCGTATCAATTGTACATGACATGGGTATACGATTCAATACGAATGATGATCACAGGTTTGATGATGTTCTTTTCCAGCTTACCCAACTGGGAAAGTTTTATGAAAATTTTCTCAAATCCTTCTGAGAAAACGGGAAACCAAATTCTACACAGTTTCCAAAGCCTAAAACTTGAAAACGTTGAATTCAGATACAACGACCTCAAAGTCCTTAACGGAGTCACAATTGAGATAACCGCAGGCGAAAGACTTGCGATAGTAGGCGGTTCAGGTGAAGGCAAAAGTACGTTGGTATCGCTTTTCAACGGATTTCTAACCTCTTCAAGTGGTAAAGTACTCATTAATGATATTCCGATCGATGAATATTCACTTTCGTCAATTCGAAGAAAGATTCTCGTTGTTCGTCAAAACGATTATCTTTTTGACACGTCAATAAAAAACAACATTACCTTGTTTGAGGACTATTCACAAGAACAGATAGAAAGAGTTTTGAAGGTGTGTGAATGTGATTTTGTTTACCAATTAGAAGATGGGATAGATACGGTGGTTGGGGAAAGAGGAGCGAGGCTATCTGAGGGGCAGAAGCAGAGGATAGTACTTGCAAGAGCTTTGATACGGAAGCCAGAAGTATTGGTTTTGGATGAA